One genomic region from Maridesulfovibrio frigidus DSM 17176 encodes:
- a CDS encoding MFS transporter: protein MYIFLLVLTIATAIGFQGWRTLLNNFAVDVAGLDGGEFGALGSIREIPGFLALFVIYFLLIIKEHKLAALSVIVMGLGIAITGFLPSFMGIALTTIIMSFGFHYYETLNQSLTLQYFGFTEAPVVMGRLKSLGAATNIAVGLLIFALAGTLDYKAMFLIVGAIAVLAGIYCFFQDPSSKEIPLQHKKMILKTKYWLFYALTFMAGARRQIFVAFAVFLLVKKFNYTVQDITVLFVLNNIINYFANPIIARAVNKYGERKVLSFEYFSLVLIFTAYAFTDSPIVGGILYILDNIFFNFAMAIRTFFQKIADKKDIAPSMAVGFTINHIAAVAIPVLAGIAWMQDYRIVFLGAAALSAISLILVQFIDRELKMKMQSH, encoded by the coding sequence ATGTATATTTTTCTACTCGTTCTGACCATAGCCACGGCCATAGGATTTCAGGGCTGGAGAACTCTTCTAAATAACTTCGCAGTTGATGTCGCGGGTCTGGATGGCGGAGAATTCGGAGCACTGGGCTCGATCAGAGAAATTCCGGGCTTCCTCGCATTATTTGTAATTTATTTTCTATTAATTATTAAAGAGCATAAACTAGCCGCTCTTTCTGTTATTGTAATGGGGTTAGGAATTGCCATCACGGGCTTTTTGCCCAGCTTTATGGGAATAGCTCTAACCACTATCATCATGTCCTTTGGGTTTCATTACTATGAAACGCTGAATCAGTCTTTGACCCTACAATATTTTGGATTCACCGAAGCTCCTGTTGTTATGGGCAGACTAAAAAGCTTAGGCGCCGCAACCAACATAGCTGTGGGTCTATTAATTTTTGCTTTAGCCGGGACACTCGACTATAAAGCAATGTTTTTAATAGTTGGAGCCATTGCAGTACTAGCAGGGATATATTGCTTTTTTCAAGATCCATCATCAAAAGAAATTCCGCTCCAGCACAAAAAAATGATCCTTAAAACTAAGTACTGGCTTTTTTACGCTTTGACTTTCATGGCGGGCGCGCGCAGACAGATTTTTGTTGCTTTTGCAGTATTCTTACTAGTTAAAAAATTCAACTATACAGTGCAAGACATCACTGTTTTGTTCGTACTTAATAACATTATCAACTATTTCGCCAATCCAATAATTGCTAGAGCTGTTAATAAATACGGCGAAAGAAAGGTTCTCAGTTTTGAGTACTTCAGTTTAGTTCTTATTTTCACTGCATACGCGTTCACCGACAGCCCAATCGTCGGCGGAATCCTGTACATTCTAGACAATATTTTCTTCAATTTCGCCATGGCAATCCGCACCTTTTTCCAGAAAATTGCAGACAAAAAGGACATTGCCCCAAGCATGGCTGTAGGATTCACAATAAACCACATTGCAGCAGTTGCCATTCCCGTACTGGCAGGAATAGCATGGATGCAGGACTACAGAATAGTATTCCTAGGAGCAGCCGCACTATCTGCAATTTCGCTAATCCTCGTCCAGTTTATTGACCGTGAACTTAAAATGAAAATGCAATCTCACTAA